CAGCGCGCAGGCCATCGGCAGCGCCCTGGCTGCCGGCGCGCAGGCGGCGCAGCCCATACCAGAGCGAGAGGCCGAGGCCGCTGCCGAGATACAGCAGGGCAGCCAGCATCACCGGCGGGACCTGACCGACCAGCAGCTTGGCGAAGGGAGTGCTGGCGCCGAAGAAGGCGGCAGCCAGCAATGCGGACAGCACACCTTGATGCATGGACTTTTTTCTCGATAGTTGATGGAGCCGGGCCGCTAGGCCTGGTCCAGAGTGATGTCGAATTCCGCCGTCAATGCGCTGCGGCCCTCGGCGGTGATGGCGACCACGCGCGAATGCTTGCTGCGCGTCAGCCAGCCCAGTTCAATCATGCGCTTGGCCAGCGTCGCTCCCAAAGCGCCGGCCAGATGATCGCGGCGTTCGCTCCAGTCCAGGCAAGGATAGGCGAACTGGCGCCGGCTCTTTTGCAACTCATCGGTGTTGATGCCGAACTGCTTGAACCAGGCTTCGCCTGATGCCGACAGCGCAAACAGGCCGTCATCGGCATTCAGCAAGCCGCGCGCGACCAGCGCTTCGGTCAGGCGGGTGCCCAGCTTGCCGGCCAGGTGGTCGTAGCAAAAACGCGCGGTGCAGATCGCATCGTTGCCGGTGGCCGGGCCAACCCGCTTGCGTTTCGGCGCGAACACCATCAGCGATTCAATCAGGCGCGCCACTTCCGGCGACGCCAGCCGAAAATACTTGTGCCGGCCCTGGCTGGTCATTTCCAGCAGGCGGTCTTCCAGCAGCTGCTTCAGGTGGCTGGTGGCGGTCGCCGGCTTGATCTCGGTGCCGTAGGCCAGCTCCTTGGCGGTCAGGGCGCGCCCCTCCATCAGCAGCGCCAGCATCTGAATGCGGGTAGGGTCGCCTATGGTGCGGGCCAGTCGGCTGAGGTCGGGTTCGTTGTCCATAGTTTGATGGTAACCGTACTGTTGTTGTGTGACAAGCGACCCGGACGCGCTCAGAATCAAGGCTTGCTTACTTTGCGATTGGATGACTGCAATGACTTCTTCTCAATCCGCAACCGCTCTCAAGCCAATGCCCATCGTTGCGAATGAAACAACTGCCGCTGTCAGGTGGACGATTGCCGCCAGCAGCTTCGCCTTCATCATCGTTCAGCTCGACGTCACCATCGTCAACGTCGCCTTGCCGCAGATCGGCGCCGATCTGGGCGCGCGCGTATCGGCCCTGCAATGGGTGGTCGATGCTTACACGCTGGGATTCGCGGTATTTCTCCTGTCGGCTGGCGCACTGGGCGACAAGTTCGGTTCCAAGCGCCTGTTTTTAGCTGGATTTCTATTGTTTGCGCTGGCTTCCATGGCCTGCGGACTGGCGCCGAACGCCGGCTTCCTGAATCTCGCCAGGGCAGTGCAGGGCATAGGCGCAGCCTTGCTGGTGCCAAGTTCCCTGGCGATCCTGAATCACGCCTGCGCCCATGACAAAAAGCTGCTCGCCAAAGCCATCGGCCTCTGGACCGCCGCCGGCGGGGTTTCTATCGCTGCCGGCCCGGTAATCGGCGGCCTGCTGCTGGCGACCGCCGGTTGGCGCAGCATCTTCCTGGTCAATCTGCCGATCTGCGCGCTCGGCTTTTTGCTGACCCTGCGTGTGGTGCCGGCGATCGCCGCCAGCTCGCATGCGCGTTCCTTCGATCCGTTCGGGCAGCTACTGGCGGTCATCGCGCTGACCGGGCTGGTCGGTGCGGTGATTGAATTCCATCCGCTGGGCATGCAGCATCCTCTGGTGATCGCCGGCTTCTGCATCGCCCTGGTCGCCGGCGCCGCCTTCATCATGGTCGAGCGCAAAGTGCCGCATCCCATGCTGCCGCTGAATTTTTTCCACCAGACCAGCTTTACCGCGGCAGTGCTGTTCGGCGTGCTGGTGAATTTTTCCTATTACGGCGTGATCTTCGTCATCAGCTTTTATCTGCAGAAGGTGCAGAACTACAGCGTGCTGCAAGCCGGGTTGGCATTCCTGCCCCTGACCGGCACCTTCATATTCTCGAACCTGGTCAGCGGCTGGCTGATCGGCAAGGGCGGCATTCGCCTGCCGATGGTGCTGGGCGGCCTGATCGGCGCCTCAGGCTATGGCTTGTTAGGCAGCATCGGCGTCGCCGAGCACGCCAGCTTCCTGCACATGCTGCCCGGCTTCGTACTGATCCCGGCCGGGATGGGGCTGGCGGTGCCGGCCATGACCACGTCGATCCTGTCGAGCGTGGAGAAGAGCAGGGCCGGCACCGCTTCGGCGGTATTGAATACCGCAAGGCAGGTCGGCGGTGCGGTCGGCGTCGCGGTATTCGGCGCACTGGTGAGCGATGGCGCGGCCGGCGACATGAGCAGCGGCGTCAGGATCGCTCTGGCGACAGCGACTGTGCTGTTGTTGATTGCGGCAGGGCTAGGTTACCTGGTCAAGCCGAAAACCTCAGCGCAGTAAGCGGCGCTTTGTTGTCGGTTTATTTTTTTGCAAAAAAAATGTCATGGCTGCCTGAAAGCGCTCCTACAATTGCAGATCTCGCGGTGCCTATAGCGAGCTGTTTTCACCAAGGAGCCATGAATGAAGAAACGCCAGTTCATATCAACCGCTGCCGCCTCCATTGCGGGGGCTTTTGGAGTGTCTGCGCTACCGGTATTCGCGGCTGCCGGCACGGCATCGGATGTCAAATCCTCCGGCCCGGCCGTGCTGACCATCGCCGGCGCCATCGAGCGCAGCAACCGCGGCCCGGTCGATGCGGTGATCGACCAGATGCTGCACAAGCAGAACGTGCAATTCAAGCGCGCCTTCGCCTTTGACCTGGCCGCGCTCGACAAGCTGCCCGCGGCGACCATCAAGCCGACGCTGGAATACGACGGCAAGCAGCACCAGCTGCGCGGCCCGCGCTTGACCGCGGTGCTGGACATGCTCGGCGCCAGCAAGGCGGCGGATACCCAGATCGTGTTCCATTCGGTCGACGGCTATATGCCGCAGCTCAGCTTTGCGCAGCTACGGAAATATGACTACATCCTGGCCACGCAGATTGACGGCATGCCGCTGTCGATAGGCGGTTTTGGCCCCATCTTCGCCATTTATGACGCCGACCGCATTCCGGAACTGGCGCAAAAGCCGCTGGCTCAGCGGTTTGCGCTGTGTCCTTGGGGTTTGTACTGCATTGAGGTTGTAACTGGTAAGTAACGCGGCGTCTTGGCACAAGCAATATGTCATTGCAAGACCCCATGGTTTCCTGTTCAACAGTATTCGACGGCGCCTGATTTGACAAATTGCTAAGGCGGCGATAGATTGCTGGCCTTGTACTCACTTCTTTTTTCATACAACGTAGGTTGACGGAGCAAATATGTCTGGAATCTCCTGTGGGATATTCAATGATTTGTATCTCAGGCTGGCTGAAAAAATCGCACCTAAGACCCTGCTGGACATCGGCGCGGGACAGGGGAAATACGCTGAGTTGACACGACAGGCAGGCATCCAGCCGCATATGACCGCCATGGAAGTTGTGCCCGATTACGTTGAGCGTTTCGGATTGCGCGAAAAATACGACGAAGTCTTGATTATGGATGCCGCGCAGATGGTGATCGACAGCTCGTGCAGAAATCGTTTGTACGACATCGTAACGATCGGCGACTGCATCGAGCATATTCCCAAATCGCAGGCGCTCGACCTGCTGAATTTCCTGGCTTACCGTAGCGCCTACACCATCGTGATCGCCCCGGAATTTCTGTACTACGATGTCAGCGGGATGGAGCATTCGGAAGCGCATATCTCGGTATGGTCCGAGTACGATTTCCAGTGGCACGCCCGCTGGGCGTTCATGCGCAGTGAATTCATGCAGATTTTCATATTGCGTGGTTATCAGCCTCATCCGGTATCGCTGGAGGAGCTGGTTGGAAATATCAATACCAAACCGGTTTTCGTACACAAACAAGATGGCAACGTGCATAAGGCCGCCCACCTTGAACTGCGGGTGCGGGCACGCGCCGAGCTGGTCGACGGGGCGCCATATACCTTCAGGAATGCTTGAGCGAGGAACGGCTGTGAGCAACGAGACCCTCGCATGTTCCATTGCCTGATGGCTTTTTGGAAGTCGCCGAGGCGAGGCACCATGGGCGCGCAGGGTCAAGCCTTGCAGTGACACATGATGTTCGATTGTCAGGTGCACATTCGCGGAATCTGATTTCAGGAATGAGTCATTGCACCCATGATTGAATTTGCCGTCCGATCCGGCACGAAAGATAAATTGCGGGGGATTTGATTTTTTCCGATACCCGCAAGTACAAATTGCTATGATGTTGCAATATTCTTTCGATCATAGTCAATGAATCCAAGCCCCGTTTCCTTTCATTCGATCCTGCTTACCGCCGCTGGCGATGAAATCCTGGAAAACCATCGCGCCTATTGCCGGCTGCATGGCTACGCTCATGCCACGCACGCGATCGCCAGCCCGGACAATGGCGCTCGTACGCTGCTGCTTTACAAGTACAGTCTGATTCGAAAAATCCTGACCTCGGCGCCAGCGGACACGACCCTGATTTTTGCCGATGAATCGGCGGCCGTTTACATGCCGCTGCCGATCCAGGAAGTGATCGGCGATGCAGCACAGTGGTTCGCACAGTGCGAATTCCATGATCACCCCGAGGCCTGCTTTTTCGTCATGAAATCCGGCCCGCAGGCGCTGCGCCTGGTCGACGGCGTCCTGGATCAGATGCGCAACATCCCGGACAAGGGGGCGGACCGCTGGAATCATTCTGAACTCGCAGGCATCTCGGCCCAGCCTTACGATCAGCCTGTCGGCGCCGTCAATCGGCCCATCCTGCTGTTCACGCCATTCGGCCATCACTTGCCGGAGCTGTCCGCCTTTGTACTTTCATTCAATCCTAGCGCTCATCAAAACACGCATGATGCCCGGGTGGTCGCGATATTCGTGCGCTATCTCAACGAAGTGCGCGCGCGTAATGGCGTACTCTTCGACGATATTGACACCGACCTTTCGGTGAAACCGGCGCATGAAATCGTCAATCCGGGGAAAGCCGTTGCGCTGGTGACATGCTATACGCCGAATATTGCTCCATACGCCCTCATTTCGGAGCGCAACATCACGGCATATTGCCTGCGTCATGGTTATTCTCACTATATCTATAGGGATCTGCCGCAGGATATGGGGAAGCAAGTCAGCGGCAACTGGATCAAGGCGGCCTTGCTGCTGCGCCATTTCGACGAACACGAGCAGGTGATCTGGGTCGATGCGGACATCCTGATACACGACCTGGCGCGACCGCTGGCGGCTATCACGCAAGGCAAGCCGGTGACGCTGGCGCGCGATGTCTCCGGCCATGCTTTCAATAGCGGCTTCATGGTATTCGGCAATACGCCGGCCTGCCGCGCCTACCTGGAGCGGGTGCAGTCATTGATAGACGCCGTGCCTGACAAGAGCGGCGTCTATGCGTCGGGCGGCGATCAGCGTTTTTTCATCTCGGCGTGGGAAGAAGCAGGCGGGGCGGCGGCCATGCCGCTGTCGGACTGCGTGTCCTTCAATTCGCATCCCGCGCTCTACGATGCCGACAGTTTCATGCTGCATTACATGGGCTACCCCGACCGCTTGCGGGCAGTGGTGATGCGCAACGATGCCCGGCGCGCCGCGCAGCGCACAGTCGCCGTGCCGGCATCGGGCGAGCAATCCGTCTTCATCCAGACGGAAGGACGGCATGGACGCTTTTTCGTCAACCGCAACGATACGCATGTGGGGCGCAGCCTGCAGACCTATGGCGAATGGTCGGAGCCGGAGGTTGCGCTGTTCCAGCAAATTATCAGAGCGGGAGACGTCGTGATTGAGGCCGGCGCCAACCTCGGCTCGCATACGATTTGCCTTTCCAGGCTGGTCGGCGACGGCGGCAGCGTCATTGCTTTCGAGCCGGCGCGCCATACTTTTCAGTTGCTGTGCGCCAACCTGGTCGCCAATGGCTGCATCAACGTCATGGCTATGCAGAAAGCCGTCGGCGCTGAAAGTGGCGAGGTCGAGTTTCCGCTGCTGGATCCACGCCAGGGATGGAATTTTGGCGGCGCCTCGCTGAAATGGCCGTGGGCAGATAAAACGGAGCGTATACCTTGCACGACAGTGGATGCGCTAGAGCTGGAGCGGCTCGATTTCATCAAGGCCGACGTCGAAGGCTACGAACTTGAACTGCTGGCCGGCGCCGGCGCATCCATCTTGCGCCACCGCCCGATGGTGTACGTGGAGATCAACAATACCGAGGTGCGGAATCAAGCCGTCGACAAGTTCGAGAAACTGGATTACTCCTGCTGGTATTACATCACGCCTCTCCACAGCCCCGACAATTGGCATGGACATGAGCACGATATATTGAAGGGTTACTCATTCGATATGGTTTGTGTGCCGAATGAACGGTTCGAAGTGAGCGGCATGCTGCGCGCCGGCATCGATGACGATGTCGTGAAATATCCGGAGGGACAGATTCAATGGATAACGTCTGACTGGCGGCTGGCTCGTATTTCCCGCCGATAGCAGGCGTCGCGCCAACTAATTTGTAAGCATGCAAGCAATCGATATCTGGCCATTCTCGCGACTGCCCGCGAAAACTAATCGTTGTTGAACAGCTCTCCCTGGACAATTGCCGGAGCGCTGTCAGCAAGTTCTTTCCGCGACAGCGCTGTAACCCGCACTCCCAGCAAGCGCAAGCGCCGGTCCAGGGTAACCCGGCGCAGGCATTCCCCCGCAGCCTGGCGGATTGTCGCCGCATCATCAGTGGCATCCGGCAAGGTCAGATCCCGCGTCACGCCGCGGAAATCAGAAAACTTCAATTTGATCCCTATGGTGCGCCCGACATAGCCTTTGCGCTGCAGATCGCCGGCAAGGCGTACGCAGAGATCGGTGAAGATGGGCGTGAGCGTATCGCGGTCCAGCTTGGCGTGCAGGTCCCGTTCAAAGGTCGATTCGCGGCTGATCGACTTGGTTTCCGAACTGGTGACTACCGGGCGCTCATCCAGGCCATGGGAAATGCGCATCAGCCATTCGCTGTAGGTGCGCCCGAAATGGTCTTGCAGCAGAGCCGGGTCGGCGGCAGCCAGGTCGCCGATGGTATGTAGTCCAAGCGCGCTCAGCTTTTCCGCCGCCTTGGGGCCGATGCCGTTGACCTTTTTCGCTGCCAGCGGCCAGATGCGGGCGGCGATGTCGGCCTCGGTGATGATGGTGATGCCGTCCGGTTTTTCCAGCTCCGAGCAAATCTTGGCCAGCAGCTTGTTGGGGGCGATGCCGATCGAGCAGGACAGGCCGGTGGCTGCGCGCACGGCGTCCTTGATGCGCTGCGCCAGCGGCCGGATTGCTTCCTCGTGCTCGCTGAGGTCGATGTAGATTTCGTCGATGCCGCGGTCTTCTATCAGCGGCGCAATCGCGGCCACCGCGTTCTTGAACAGCCGCGAGTAGTGGCGATAGGATTCGAAATCGGTAGGCAGCAGGATGGCGTCCGGCGCCAGCTTGGCGGCTTTCATCATGCCCATCGCGGAAAACACGCCGAGCGCGCGCGCTTC
The sequence above is a segment of the Collimonas sp. PA-H2 genome. Coding sequences within it:
- a CDS encoding FkbM family methyltransferase — translated: MNPSPVSFHSILLTAAGDEILENHRAYCRLHGYAHATHAIASPDNGARTLLLYKYSLIRKILTSAPADTTLIFADESAAVYMPLPIQEVIGDAAQWFAQCEFHDHPEACFFVMKSGPQALRLVDGVLDQMRNIPDKGADRWNHSELAGISAQPYDQPVGAVNRPILLFTPFGHHLPELSAFVLSFNPSAHQNTHDARVVAIFVRYLNEVRARNGVLFDDIDTDLSVKPAHEIVNPGKAVALVTCYTPNIAPYALISERNITAYCLRHGYSHYIYRDLPQDMGKQVSGNWIKAALLLRHFDEHEQVIWVDADILIHDLARPLAAITQGKPVTLARDVSGHAFNSGFMVFGNTPACRAYLERVQSLIDAVPDKSGVYASGGDQRFFISAWEEAGGAAAMPLSDCVSFNSHPALYDADSFMLHYMGYPDRLRAVVMRNDARRAAQRTVAVPASGEQSVFIQTEGRHGRFFVNRNDTHVGRSLQTYGEWSEPEVALFQQIIRAGDVVIEAGANLGSHTICLSRLVGDGGSVIAFEPARHTFQLLCANLVANGCINVMAMQKAVGAESGEVEFPLLDPRQGWNFGGASLKWPWADKTERIPCTTVDALELERLDFIKADVEGYELELLAGAGASILRHRPMVYVEINNTEVRNQAVDKFEKLDYSCWYYITPLHSPDNWHGHEHDILKGYSFDMVCVPNERFEVSGMLRAGIDDDVVKYPEGQIQWITSDWRLARISRR
- a CDS encoding methyltransferase domain-containing protein, encoding MSGISCGIFNDLYLRLAEKIAPKTLLDIGAGQGKYAELTRQAGIQPHMTAMEVVPDYVERFGLREKYDEVLIMDAAQMVIDSSCRNRLYDIVTIGDCIEHIPKSQALDLLNFLAYRSAYTIVIAPEFLYYDVSGMEHSEAHISVWSEYDFQWHARWAFMRSEFMQIFILRGYQPHPVSLEELVGNINTKPVFVHKQDGNVHKAAHLELRVRARAELVDGAPYTFRNA
- the dinB gene encoding DNA polymerase IV encodes the protein MEAAIRRIAHLDMDAFYASVELLRYPELRGQPVVIGGGSRHQPTAGADGKLQFHKLRDYVGRGVATTSTYEARALGVFSAMGMMKAAKLAPDAILLPTDFESYRHYSRLFKNAVAAIAPLIEDRGIDEIYIDLSEHEEAIRPLAQRIKDAVRAATGLSCSIGIAPNKLLAKICSELEKPDGITIITEADIAARIWPLAAKKVNGIGPKAAEKLSALGLHTIGDLAAADPALLQDHFGRTYSEWLMRISHGLDERPVVTSSETKSISRESTFERDLHAKLDRDTLTPIFTDLCVRLAGDLQRKGYVGRTIGIKLKFSDFRGVTRDLTLPDATDDAATIRQAAGECLRRVTLDRRLRLLGVRVTALSRKELADSAPAIVQGELFNND
- a CDS encoding MFS transporter, coding for MPIVANETTAAVRWTIAASSFAFIIVQLDVTIVNVALPQIGADLGARVSALQWVVDAYTLGFAVFLLSAGALGDKFGSKRLFLAGFLLFALASMACGLAPNAGFLNLARAVQGIGAALLVPSSLAILNHACAHDKKLLAKAIGLWTAAGGVSIAAGPVIGGLLLATAGWRSIFLVNLPICALGFLLTLRVVPAIAASSHARSFDPFGQLLAVIALTGLVGAVIEFHPLGMQHPLVIAGFCIALVAGAAFIMVERKVPHPMLPLNFFHQTSFTAAVLFGVLVNFSYYGVIFVISFYLQKVQNYSVLQAGLAFLPLTGTFIFSNLVSGWLIGKGGIRLPMVLGGLIGASGYGLLGSIGVAEHASFLHMLPGFVLIPAGMGLAVPAMTTSILSSVEKSRAGTASAVLNTARQVGGAVGVAVFGALVSDGAAGDMSSGVRIALATATVLLLIAAGLGYLVKPKTSAQ
- a CDS encoding helix-turn-helix transcriptional regulator — translated: MDNEPDLSRLARTIGDPTRIQMLALLMEGRALTAKELAYGTEIKPATATSHLKQLLEDRLLEMTSQGRHKYFRLASPEVARLIESLMVFAPKRKRVGPATGNDAICTARFCYDHLAGKLGTRLTEALVARGLLNADDGLFALSASGEAWFKQFGINTDELQKSRRQFAYPCLDWSERRDHLAGALGATLAKRMIELGWLTRSKHSRVVAITAEGRSALTAEFDITLDQA
- a CDS encoding molybdopterin-dependent oxidoreductase, whose protein sequence is MKKRQFISTAAASIAGAFGVSALPVFAAAGTASDVKSSGPAVLTIAGAIERSNRGPVDAVIDQMLHKQNVQFKRAFAFDLAALDKLPAATIKPTLEYDGKQHQLRGPRLTAVLDMLGASKAADTQIVFHSVDGYMPQLSFAQLRKYDYILATQIDGMPLSIGGFGPIFAIYDADRIPELAQKPLAQRFALCPWGLYCIEVVTGK